From one Lineus longissimus chromosome 3, tnLinLong1.2, whole genome shotgun sequence genomic stretch:
- the LOC135484323 gene encoding uncharacterized protein LOC135484323 — protein sequence MQNSHQMFSPPSSKILLVASPTQSIQSQLSPPLPACKGQDDYGNDIPKKARLMSGYVHDLMERNIPSGSDKQEKEYSSDCSGNNTEDKGSQTLWSIPLDIALPKEVLSSGSGVDHSGRHAHKKFRHQRREKIPKLGDSDTQDEDSVSSQKLSKHLEKIRDRPCVNPKSNEKRRSIHDQRILHNGRSHPSHFDPRTPVSIESFSEPGTPLSVAPQTLYSDPQTPYSDPQTPYSDPRTPYSDPQTTYSDVGTPYSDPSTPYSETNNEPKPPYSAPWTPSSGAQTPLSVINSPMAQSIELHTPQSLESPGSGGSQWNDQDGSKRPYWPEIQRNVDGSQPIIDLRLPKSVDSNEPKTPCSEPRTPYVEPNTPYSVQPGAQVVHIDEAELDSGYSSKTDFSDYLLSNSNTALISREAFLANAKTDGKSTIDLSNKNNMQGFDDGHGCVKGQGDQEMLKEMPAQSNAWNHRESCDSSGRDSGRRHSIGEPVKEDNSKVGYYQGCSVEHADTVSPYAVSEEQLQERNHQKHVDMWGKLQSPNLSRSSVRPHEDEKSDHRNLYLSEGDCDGNGGKDVYKSFAESPKSVRDMRQFENVCSYQAFTSRSNSDNRNTSEDHRPCLPVKETIAETIRQSEEHSRQRVREPPDPCPYSSQPQDVTPFRPIDFGTASNLNKQSKDIIAHSNQNQPMNPGSFENEMLSIPMSREPSPRPHLTGGLKFPRHLRDPVSIPSTQKRDQYQTDYIMCSPTFIAPSLEPWGYDPNRSMNDAPGYFDGQFSPFGNNFGEYPSNPAIPRFIHPALPSMGTPSSQVNSLISRPHSNGHFQNQMPQNAQQLPHDVPTEQFHCVNEDILRNIKQEKKDNQECSQSHGQVSGFHQNSPLLDSDRSLDSCDSSVRVLQGKRTSLDLNIDSPSNTKAKRTKYQKEIEKVSCQVCSDVASGFHCGAYVCEACKKFFIRSTKNGAMKYVCSKSQSCLITKESRTQCQHCRYQRCLFIGMLKPGTDPLLSADADISHIPCKVCGAPSSGFHFGAITCEGCKGFFRRTIKERDSYRYSCSKAGNCSITLATRNACKFCRFKNCVEAGMTPEGSRIGRQPNSVKRATMIELKHIHSTGQPVPSTPELCTNSCPSTPIPSTPTNPPTPIPAPTRVKKEPGVLTEEDMDIYEVGVRNAVKDLIGIRDKAAKVPKMTDFKPLAMWNLMMDQFNHDALCALRFAKKLPGFRKLPISDQITLVQTSVYQLCIFMHVVQYDPVRKQVNYFNFSQDELAMIVKTFPNFTVFTDQFMYFGETLQELGLDDMEYGFLSAIQLMSSDEGELKSTALIDEMQENISLTLQRYIEKKDGPESNRFGFLLLRLPELRLAGINHQQIVINLKDKMPELPFPQLFTEMFLNDVEETLNKEEDAL from the exons ATGCAGAATTCACATCAAATGTTCAGCCCACCGTCTTCAAAGATTCTCCTTGTTGCTTCCCCTACCCAGTCTATCCAGTCACAGCTCTCTCCACCTTTGCCTGCATGCAAGGGACAGGATGACTATGGGAATGATATACCAAAAAAGGCTCGCCTCATGAGTGGATATGTGCATGACCTTATGGAGAGAAATATTCCATCAGGTTCAGACAAACAGGAAAAGGAATATTCGTCTGACTGTTCAGGTAATAATACTGAAGATAAGGGGTCACAGACATTATGGAGTATACCCTTGGATATTGCGCTACCGAAAGAGGTGTTGTCAtctgggagtggtgtggatcATTCGGGAAGACATGCTCATAAAAAATTCCGCCATCAGAGGCGGGAGAAGATTCCAAAATTGGGTGACTCAGATACCCAAGATGAAGACAGCGTTAGCAGTCAGAAACTATCAAAACATTTAGAGAAAATTCGTGACCGTCCGTGTGTCAATCCAAAGTCAAATGAAAAGAGAAGAAGTATACATGATCAGCGCATTCTACATAATGGCAGGTCCCATCCATCACATTTTGATCCCCGTACACCGGTTAGTATTGAATCCTTCAGCGAACCTGGAACACCTTTAAGCGTTGCACCACAAACTCTTTATAGTGACCCTCAAACACCGTACAGTGACCCTCAAACACCATACAGTGATCCCCGAACACCGTACAGTGATCCTCAAACAACGTACAGTGATGTTGGAACGCCCTACAGTGATCCAAGTACTCCCTACAGTGAAACTAACAATGAACCAAAACCGCCTTATAGTGCTCCATGGACTCCAAGTAGTGGTGCCCAGACACCACTCAGTGTCATAAATTCTCCCATGGCACAGAGTATTGAACTGCATACGCCTCAAAGTTTGGAGTCTCCTGGGAGTGGAGGCTCCCAATGGAATGATCAGGATGGGTCAAAGAGACCCTATTGGCCAGAGATACAACGTAATGTTGATGGTAGTCAACCTATCATCGATTTGAGGTTGCCAAAGTCGGTTGACAGTAATGAACCTAAAACCCCATGCTCTGAACCTAGGACACCATATGTCGAACCAAACACCCCATATAGTGTTCAACCTGGGGCGCAGGTTGTCCATATCGATGAAGCTGAGTTGGATTCTGGCTATTCTAGTAAGACTGATTTCAGTGACTATCTTTTGTCTAATAGTAACACGGCTTTAATTTCAAGAGAGGCATTTCTGGCTAATGCCAAGACTGATGGTAAAAGTACGATTGATTTGTCAAATAAAAATAATATGCAGGGGTTTGATGATGGACATGGTTGTGTGAAAGGTCAGGGTGATCAAGAGATGTTAAAGGAAATGCCTGCTCAATCCAATGCATGGAATCATAGGGAAAGTTGTGATAGTTCAGGGAGAGACTCGGGCAGACGGCATTCTATTGGAGAACCTGTTAAAGAGGATAACTCAAAAGTGGGATACTATCAGGGTTGCTCTGTTGAGCATGCAGATACAGTGTCCCCATATGCGGTTTCTGAAGAACAGTTGCAGGAAAGAAACCACCAGAAACATGTTGATATGTGGGGGAAATTGCAGTCGCCAAATTTGAGTCGTTCTTCAGTACGACCACATGAAGATGAAAAGAGTGATCATAGGAACTTGTATTTATCTGAAGGTGACTGTGATGGAAATGGAGGGAAAGATGTGTATAAATCATTCGCCGAGTCCCCAAAATCGGTGAGAGACATGCGgcagtttgaaaatgtttgttcaTATCAGGCATTTACCTCAAGGTCAAATTCAGACAATCGTAACACTTCAGAGGATCATCGTCCATGTTTGCCGGTGAAAGAAACGATAGCTGAAACTATCCGACAATCAGAGGAGCATTCAAGACAACGGGTGCGGGAACCACCTGACCCTTGCCCATATTCATCACAACCGCAAGATGTAACTCCATTCAGACCAATAGATTTTGGTACGGCGTCCAATTTGAATAAACAATCAAAGGATATCATCGCGcattcaaatcaaaatcaacCAATGAATCCTGGAAGTTTTGAAAATGAGATGTTGTCTATACCGATGAGTCGGGAACCAAGTCCTCGTCCCCATTTGACTGGAGGGCTTAAGTTCCCAAGACATTTGAGGGATCCAGTTTCGATTCCCAGCACCCAAAAGCGGGATCAATATCAAACAGACTACATAATGTGCAGTCCAACTTTTATTGCACCAAGTTTGGAGCCATGGGGTTACGATCCAAATCGCTCCATGAACGATGCGCCGGGATACTTTGACGGGCAATTCAGTCCGTTTGGGAATAACTTTGGTGAATACCCATCTAATCCTGCCATTCCACGCTTCATTCACCCAGCGTTGCCTTCAATGGGGACACCGTCGTCTCAGGTCAACTCTTTGATAAGTAGACCCCACAGTAATGGACATTTTCAGAATCAAATGCCTCAAAATGCACAACAGTTACCTCATGATGTGCCCACGGAACAGTTCCATTGTGTCAATGAGGACATATTACGGAATATTAAACAGGAAAAAAAAGATAACCAGGAATGTAGTCAGTCACATGGTCAGGTTTCAGGGTTTCATCAAAATTCTCCTCTCTTGGACAGTGACAGGAGTTTAGATTCGTGTGATTCCAGTGTCCGTGTGCTGCAAGGGAAACGCACGTCACTCGATTTGAACATTGACTCGCCGTCGAATACGAAAGCGAAGCGTACCAAGTACCAGAAGGAGATCGAGAAAGTGTCCTGTCAGGTTTGCAGTGATGTTGCTTCGGGATTCCATTGCGGCGCCTACGTTTGTGAAGCATGTAAG aaattCTTCATTCGGAGTACTAAGAACGGTGCTATGAAATATGTGTGTTCGAAAAGTCAATCGTGCCTTATCACGAAGGAGTCTCGCACGCAATGTCAACACTGCCGCTACCAGAGGTGTCTTTTTATAGGCATGCTAAAACCAG GTACTGATCCACTGTTGTCTGCTGATGCAGACATCTCGCACATTCCATGTAAAGTCTGTGGTGCTCCATCATCAGGGTTCCATTTTGGTGCCATCACATGTGAAGGCTGTAAG GGTTTTTTCCGACGGACAATCAAAGAAAGAGATTCATACCGATATAGCTGTTCTAAGGCTGGCAATTGCTCAATTACCCTGGCAACTCGAAATGCCTGTAAATTCTGCCGCTTTAAAAACTGTGTTGAGGCAGGGATGACCCCAGAGG GCAGTAGAATTGGTCGGCAGCCAAACTCAGTCAAACGTGCCACAATGATTGAACTGAAACATATTCACAGCACAGGACAACCGGTGCCCTCAACACCAGAGCTCTGTACGAACTCCTGCCCCTCGACACCCATACCTTCAACCCCGACAAATCCCCCAACACCTATCCCAGCACCGACAAGAGTGAAGAAAGAACCAGGAGTTTTGACGGAGGAGGACATGGACATTTATGAAGTTGGTGTTCGAAATGCTGTCAAGGATTTGATTGGAATAAGAGATAAA GCTGCCAAGGTGCCTAAGATGACCGACTTTAAACCACTTGCTATGTGGAACCTGATGATGGACCAGTTTAATCATGATGCCCTCTGTGCCCTGAGGTTTGCAAAGAAACTTCCAG GTTTCCGAAAGTTGCCGATTTCTGACCAGATCACATTGGTTCAGACTAGTGTTTATCAGCTGTGTATCTTCATGCACGTGGTCCAATACGATCCTGTGAGGAAACAAGTCAACTACTTCAACTTCTCACAGGATGAACTGGCGATGATCGTGAAAACGTTTCCAAACTTCACCGTGTTCACAGACCAGTTTATGTATTTTGGTGAGACACTTCAGGAATTAGGATTGGATGACATGGAGTATGGATTCCTGTCCGCAATACAGCTGATGTCATCTG ATGAGGGCGAGTTGAAGAGCACAGCGCTGATAGATGAAATGCAAGAAAACATATCACTGACGCTGCAGCGTTATATTGAAA AAAAAGATGGCCCAGAAAGTAACCGTTTCGGTTTCTTGCTTCTGCGGTTGCCGGAGTTGCGCTTGGCCGGCATCAACCATCAGCagattgtcatcaatttgaaagACAAAATGCCTGAGTTACCGTTCCCACAGCTGTTCACGGAGATGTTTTTGAATGACGTCGAGGAGACCTTAAACAAGGAGGAGGATGCTTTATGA